In Pantanalinema sp., the following proteins share a genomic window:
- a CDS encoding PspC domain-containing protein has product MDLLLYHSWRIPLIRRCPRHGLAPLAPRALPQSPHRRRGLRSLADRFGISPMAARLVWLLLSLLPGPMWVLYVILWLVMPAAET; this is encoded by the coding sequence GTGGACCTCCTATTATACCATTCATGGCGTATCCCCTTGATCAGGAGGTGTCCTCGCCATGGCCTCGCCCCCCTCGCGCCTCGTGCGCTCCCGCAATCACCGCATCGTCGCAGGGGTCTGCGGAGCCTTGCCGATCGCTTCGGCATCTCGCCGATGGCCGCGCGCCTGGTCTGGCTGCTGCTCAGCCTCCTGCCCGGCCCCATGTGGGTCCTCTACGTGATCCTGTGGCTGGTCATGCCAGCCGCCGAGACCTAG
- a CDS encoding Tim44 domain-containing protein, which translates to MNARKILAIAALGIFLGGVVAEDASARAGRSARSGGYSSMGARGARTFDNNGMQGIQRTRQWNNPAASARTNPLQQNKPSWFQRNPFMAGLAGALAGSALFSMLGGLFGGFGGMGGGGGGGFLTLLLLGGLAFMAYRMLKNRQQPSYAPGSQGAPSDPFGRQTFDQPSQFGAQAPTITDIGGYRQTKEQGLAAIALNSPGFKTEQTEDALSGVFFRVQEAWSSNDQAALRGLTTPEMFDYFREDLDTMAGRGERNVIKNIVMRSFELTEAWTEDREEYITVKIYARLVDYMERHGQVVEGSTSEPVEFKEAWTFNRTRGEDDWRLSAINQY; encoded by the coding sequence TTGAACGCTCGTAAAATTCTCGCCATCGCAGCTCTCGGCATCTTCCTCGGCGGGGTCGTCGCCGAAGACGCCTCGGCGCGCGCCGGCCGCTCGGCCAGGTCGGGCGGGTACTCGTCCATGGGGGCGCGCGGCGCGCGCACCTTCGACAACAACGGCATGCAGGGCATCCAGCGCACCCGGCAGTGGAACAACCCCGCAGCCTCGGCAAGGACCAACCCGCTCCAGCAGAACAAGCCCTCCTGGTTCCAGCGCAACCCGTTCATGGCGGGCCTCGCCGGCGCGCTCGCGGGCAGCGCCCTCTTCTCGATGCTGGGCGGCCTCTTTGGAGGCTTCGGCGGCATGGGCGGCGGCGGTGGCGGCGGCTTCCTGACGCTGCTGTTGCTCGGCGGCCTGGCCTTCATGGCCTACCGCATGCTCAAGAACCGCCAGCAGCCGAGCTACGCGCCGGGCAGCCAGGGGGCCCCCTCGGACCCCTTCGGCAGGCAGACCTTCGACCAGCCCTCGCAGTTCGGCGCCCAGGCGCCCACCATCACCGACATCGGCGGCTACCGCCAGACCAAGGAGCAGGGCCTCGCGGCCATCGCCCTCAACAGCCCCGGCTTCAAGACCGAGCAGACCGAGGATGCCCTGTCGGGCGTCTTCTTCCGGGTCCAGGAGGCCTGGTCGAGCAACGATCAGGCGGCCCTGCGCGGCCTGACCACCCCCGAGATGTTCGACTACTTCCGCGAGGACCTCGACACCATGGCCGGCCGAGGCGAGCGCAACGTCATCAAGAACATCGTCATGCGCTCCTTCGAGCTCACCGAGGCGTGGACCGAGGACCGCGAGGAGTACATCACCGTCAAGATCTACGCCCGCCTCGTGGACTACATGGAGCGCCACGGTCAGGTGGTCGAGGGCTCGACGAGCGAGCCGGTCGAGTTCAAGGAGGCCTGGACCTTCAACCGCACCCGCGGCGAGGACGACTGGCGCCTCTCGGCCATCAACCAGTACTAA
- a CDS encoding TldD/PmbA family protein — MEPTTAPAGAPELLDRRLIGDVLDTALSNGADFAEIFVEDKATSRISLLDSKVKDAASGQVLGAGIRVLYGTRAVYAHTNDLSRESLLFAARSVSQAHQGSERHPASALVSAPRGRVHPFERDPREVPSALKVALLSRADRAARAFASEISQVDVSLTEWVQRVLVANSEGLLASDLRPYVRLAIQAIASDGTEFQTGAESPGALRGYEWIDALDVEALARSAAEQAMTMLKAGYAPSGKMPVIIDKGFGGVILHEACGHLLETTSVATGASVFAGKMGERIAHPSVTVVDDGTLEAEWGSTAIDDEGMPTEKTTLIENGKLVSYIVDRLGARKTGYRPTGSGRRESYRFAPTSRMRNTYIAPGPHSLEELIASVPYGLYAKRMGGGSVSPGTGDFNFSVREAYVIRDGKLCEPVRGATLIGNGSDILQKIDMVGSDLAHAAGMCGSLSGSIPVNVGQPPVRVSEIVVGGRS, encoded by the coding sequence ATGGAACCCACCACCGCCCCCGCGGGTGCGCCAGAGTTACTCGATCGCCGCCTGATCGGCGACGTGCTCGATACGGCCCTCTCGAACGGCGCCGACTTCGCCGAGATCTTCGTAGAGGACAAGGCGACCAGCCGCATCTCCCTGCTCGATTCCAAGGTCAAGGACGCCGCCAGCGGCCAGGTCCTGGGGGCGGGCATCCGCGTGCTCTACGGCACCCGCGCGGTCTACGCCCACACCAACGACCTCTCGCGCGAGAGCCTGCTCTTCGCGGCGCGCTCGGTGAGCCAGGCCCACCAGGGTTCCGAGCGCCACCCGGCCTCGGCGCTGGTGAGCGCGCCGCGCGGTCGGGTCCATCCCTTCGAGCGGGACCCGCGCGAGGTGCCCTCGGCGCTCAAGGTCGCCCTGCTCTCGCGGGCCGACCGCGCGGCCCGGGCCTTCGCCAGCGAGATCTCGCAGGTGGACGTTTCGTTGACCGAGTGGGTGCAGCGCGTCCTGGTGGCCAACTCGGAGGGGCTCTTGGCGAGCGACCTTCGGCCCTACGTCCGCCTGGCGATCCAGGCGATCGCCTCGGATGGCACCGAGTTCCAGACCGGCGCCGAGTCGCCGGGCGCCCTGCGCGGCTACGAGTGGATCGACGCGCTCGACGTGGAGGCCCTCGCCCGGTCCGCCGCCGAGCAGGCCATGACCATGCTCAAGGCGGGCTACGCCCCTTCCGGCAAGATGCCCGTCATCATCGACAAGGGCTTCGGCGGGGTCATCCTCCACGAGGCATGCGGTCACCTGCTCGAGACCACCTCGGTCGCGACCGGCGCCTCGGTCTTCGCGGGCAAGATGGGCGAGCGGATCGCCCACCCCAGCGTGACGGTGGTGGATGACGGCACCCTCGAGGCCGAGTGGGGCTCGACGGCCATCGACGACGAGGGCATGCCCACCGAGAAGACGACCCTCATCGAGAACGGCAAGCTCGTCAGCTACATCGTCGACCGGCTCGGCGCCCGCAAGACCGGCTACCGCCCCACGGGCTCGGGCCGCCGCGAGAGCTACCGCTTCGCGCCCACCAGCCGCATGCGCAACACCTACATCGCCCCGGGCCCCCACTCGCTCGAGGAGCTGATCGCCTCGGTGCCCTACGGCCTCTACGCCAAGCGCATGGGCGGCGGATCGGTCAGCCCCGGCACGGGGGACTTCAACTTCTCGGTGCGCGAGGCCTACGTCATCCGCGACGGCAAGCTTTGCGAGCCGGTGCGCGGCGCGACCCTGATCGGTAACGGCTCGGACATCCTCCAGAAGATCGACATGGTGGGCAGCGACCTGGCCCATGCGGCCGGGATGTGCGGCTCGCTGAGCGGCTCGATCCCCGTCAACGTCGGCCAGCCCCCGGTCCGGGTCTCCGAGATCGTCGTGGGCGGAAGGAGCTAA
- a CDS encoding YiiX/YebB-like N1pC/P60 family cysteine hydrolase, translating to MKKIALPLLLLSLSLSLAGCGLGTPSASQLSASDDAQLAAESLSGGDEARLSAIVERLSGDFLGTASLEAASSDPFVGPRAGLLYRALDKSQVLRTLGYKLSGAIVKRHFSKPGTVDDVPPIGPADRAALSRALQPGDVIQCGNNSSFVHAIFYLGDDVIVHALAQEGFGRKMIGVREETLTAYLDRAERDKVVVLRPRWTPEKLQDAIAFSRAQVGKDYDTLFMTDADDRFYCTELVYRILTRTGVARVEPHKVKGGWRLVMNEDFRKSPDLAVVYRLNHD from the coding sequence ATGAAGAAGATCGCCCTGCCCCTGCTGCTGCTCTCGCTTTCCCTCTCGCTTGCAGGCTGCGGCCTCGGGACCCCCTCGGCCTCGCAGCTGAGCGCCTCCGACGACGCGCAGCTTGCGGCCGAATCCCTCTCCGGCGGCGACGAGGCGCGTCTTTCGGCCATCGTCGAGCGGCTCTCGGGCGACTTTTTAGGCACCGCCTCGCTGGAGGCCGCGTCGTCGGATCCGTTCGTCGGGCCGCGCGCGGGCCTGCTGTACCGCGCCCTCGACAAGAGCCAGGTCCTGCGCACGCTCGGTTACAAGCTCTCGGGCGCCATCGTGAAGCGCCACTTCAGCAAACCCGGAACGGTCGACGACGTCCCGCCCATCGGACCGGCGGATCGCGCCGCCCTGAGCCGCGCCCTGCAGCCCGGGGACGTGATCCAGTGCGGCAACAACAGCTCGTTCGTGCATGCGATCTTCTACCTGGGCGACGACGTGATCGTCCACGCCCTGGCCCAGGAGGGCTTCGGCCGCAAGATGATCGGGGTGCGCGAGGAGACGCTGACGGCCTACCTGGATCGCGCCGAGCGGGACAAGGTGGTGGTCCTGAGGCCGCGCTGGACGCCCGAGAAGCTCCAGGACGCGATCGCCTTCTCCCGGGCCCAGGTCGGCAAGGACTACGACACCCTCTTCATGACCGACGCGGACGATCGCTTCTACTGCACCGAGCTGGTCTACCGGATCCTGACCCGCACCGGGGTCGCGCGGGTCGAGCCCCACAAGGTCAAGGGCGGCTGGCGGCTCGTCATGAACGAGGACTTCCGCAAGAGCCCGGACCTCGCGGTGGTCTACCGCCTCAACCACGACTAG